The Antennarius striatus isolate MH-2024 chromosome 11, ASM4005453v1, whole genome shotgun sequence genome window below encodes:
- the LOC137604085 gene encoding uncharacterized transmembrane protein DDB_G0289901-like — protein sequence MGETFLDDALGSFKKDLGHKILEDKIVDEAPEQLKDTVKTAFDLKKSIDDDNSSGLLSTLTGSDDKDSDGLLSTLTGSDDKDSGGLLSTLTGNDDKGSGGLLSTLTGSGEKGNGGLLSTLTGSNDKDSGGLLSFLTGNDDKGSGGLLSNLTGSDNKDSGGFLSFLTGKGEDKDNSGGLLSTLTGNDDKGSGGLLSTLTGSSDKGSDGLLSTLTGSGDKGSDGLLSTITGSDDKDRGGLLSNLTGSDDKDSSGFLSFLTGKGEDKGNSGGLLSTLTGNDDKGSGGLLSTLTGNGKNKDNSGGLLSTLTGNDDKGSGGLLSTLTGSSDKGSDGLLSTLTGSGDKGSDGLLSTITGSDDKDRGGLLSNLTGSDKDSSGFLSTLTGNGKNKDNSGGLLSTLTGNDDKGSDGLVSSVTGSDDKGSGGLLSTLTGNDDKGSGGFMSFFTDKK from the exons ATGGGGGAAACATTTTTAGATGATGCACTTGGAAGTTTTAAAAAAGACCTTGGTCATAAAATACTCG AAGACAAGATTGTAGACGAGGCTCCCGAGCAATTAAAGGATACAGTCAAAACCGCGTTCGACTTGAAGAAAAGCATTGATGACGACAACAGCAGTGGACTTCTGTCCACCTTGACAGGAAGCGATGACAAAGACAGTGATGGACTTCTGTCCACCTTGACAGGAAGCGATGACAAAGACAGTGGTGGACTTCTGTCCACCTTGACAGGCAATGATGACAAAGGCAGTGGTGGACTTCTGTCCACCttaacaggaagtggtgaaAAAGGCAACGGTGGACTTCTGTCCACCTTGACCGGAAGCAATGACAAAGACAGCGGTGGACTTCTGTCATTCTTGACAGGCAACGATGACAAAGGCAGCGGTGGACTTCTGTCCAACTTAACAGGAAGCGATAACAAAGACAGCGGTGGATTTCTGTCGTTCTTGACAGGAAAGGGGGAGGACAAAGACAACAGTGGTGGACTTCTGTCAACCTTGACAGGCAACGATGACAAAGGCAGCGGTGGACTTTTGTCCACCTTGACAGGAAGCAGTGACAAAGGCAGCGATGGACTTCTGTCCACCTTGACAGGAAGCGGTGACAAAGGCAGCGATGGACTTTTGTCTACCATAACAGGAAGCGATGACAAAGACAGAGGTGGACTTCTGTCCAATTTGACAGGAAGCGATGACAAAGACAGCAGTGGATTTCTGTCATTCTTGACAGGAAAGGGGGAGGACAAAGGCAACAGTGGTGGACTTCTGTCAACCTTGACAGGCAATGATGACAAAGGCAGCGGTGGACTTCTGTCTACCTTGACAGGCAATGGGAAGAACAAAGACAATAGCGGTGGACTTCTGTCAACCTTGACAGGCAACGATGACAAAGGCAGCGGTGGACTTTTGTCCACCTTGACAGGAAGCAGTGACAAAGGCAGCGATGGACTTCTGTCCACCTTGACAGGAAGCGGTGACAAAGGCAGCGATGGACTTTTGTCTACCATAACAGGAAGCGATGACAAAGACAGAGGTGGACTTCTGTCCAACTTGACAGGAAGCGACAAAGACAGCAGTGGATTTCTGTCCACCTTGACAGGCAATGGGAAGAACAAAGACAATAGCGGTGGACTTCTGTCAACCTTGACAGGCAACGATGACAAAGGCAGCGATGGACTTGTGTCTTCcgtaacaggaagtgatgacaaAGGCAGTGGTGGACTTCTGTCCACCTTGACCGGCAATGATGACAAAGGCAGTGGTGGATTTATGTCATTCTTCACAGACAAGAAGTAG
- the shld2 gene encoding shieldin complex subunit 2, producing the protein MSERSKIHVFLGAPPPSSDAAPPPGAGLEDEERPRQSWRHLDLTWQNRRLRPATASGESDWLDLQSQEDESNTDQGDLRSDWTKAESHGRKRLSSLDDEESHPGPGDECSLSVHEYLDFCFPAAQPEPETEPPESRLGSAAPPLSNQTQYLTTRTLSQAAVLRGIQSGTSRPHTPPKAAPTPTSDSSSTPELFSPIPPSLATSLELFSQPCVTPRMKEGGVIIEANEDGVLCSQEGRRESLVVPTSSSKSPDFKKPRISENLTTEASEAPTDGAKLRRLNTPLIHCTQQEVRYSVLVAVVHPCHLREVKVKTGPAAGTSVPLASIVVTDQSGVEMKVVLWRRAAFWVLTVGPGDILLITGLRVNEDRWRGETVLQSTFSTKLLNLGQVTSCTSPPAPKNVDARSLHSLCVFLRDRRPSLATLNRHAPQDLSRLPYAALRSLRVNTLVHALLRVTHTHVSTEWRSQAESRCSSAVQLKAVLTVEQPNNQQGALLLWGSAVEWLPRFKRDKGAVWDFHVLLVRDGLTFDLPELHSTPWSSVQPLDPASRRAKEFFQLRPSWTGSTSIELDLETLLSQKYSGEVDLGVQINTFHFQDSLPSQNALQSVLDSFTSLDGIIAALSGDVTYTGCGRCATELDTDDNDIYRPCYPCLPHTAVRRYYRPGVLTVSGRGDSQVCVQVPPVPLHKILGAPPDKLHRSSAPGSEVKHIQVAARRIQTLLSLPRQTFTISLRSHFLCDGNGVSIHQDFTLLDLQFPTDGHPDQTQASSAWGR; encoded by the exons ATGTCTGAGCGGTCAAAGATCCACGTCTTCCTCGGGGCTCCTCCCCCTTCGTCTGACGCTGCCCCACCCCCTGGAGCTGGTCTGGAGGACGAGGAGCGACCCCGTCAGAGCTGGAGACACCTGGACCTCACCTGGCAGAACAGGCGACTGAGGCCAGCAACGGCGAGTGGAGAATCTGATTGGTTAGATCTACAGAGCCAAGAGGACGAAAGTAACACCGATCAGGGAGACCTGAGATCTGATTGGACCAAAGCAGAGTCACATGGACGTAAAAGATTGAGCTCCTTAGATGATGAAGAGTCCCATCCAGGCCCAGGAGACGAGTGTTCGCTTTCTGTCCACGAGTATCTGGACTTCTGTTTCCCTGCAGctcaaccagaaccagaaacagAACCGCCTGAAAGCCGATTGGGTTCAGCTGCCCCCCCTTTGTCAAATCAGACTCAGTACCTCACCACCCGGACTCTGAGTCAGGCTGCCGTCCTGAGAGGCATCCAATCAGGTACCAGCCGTCCTCATACTCCACCCAAAGCCGCTCCAACGCCAACGTCCGATTCCTCCAGCACCCCGGAGCTCTTCAGCCCCATCCCACCATCGCTGGCAACCTCCCTTGAACTCTTTAGCCAACCCTGCGTGACCCCGAGGATGAAGGAGGGGGGAGTCATCATCGAGGCCAACGAAGACGGAGTGCTCTGCTCCCAGGAGGGGCGACGGGAGTCTTTGGTCGTCCCAACCTCATCTTCCAAATCCCCCGATTTCAAGAAACCTCGAATCTCGGAGAACCTCACGACAGAAGCGTCCGAAGCGCCAACAGATGGCGCCAAGCTCAGGCGACTCAACACCCCTCTGATCCACTGTACCCAACAGGAAGTGCGGTACTCTGTTCTGGTAGCGGTAGTCCACCCCTGTCACCTGAGGGAGGTCAAG GTGAAGACTGGACCGGCGGCGGGGACCTCCGTTCCTCTGGCGTCCATTgtggtgacagaccaatcaggtgtggagatgaaggtggtgcTGTGGCGGAGAGCAGCGTTCTGGGTGTTAACGGTCGGTCCTGGAGACATTCTTCTCATTACAG GGCTACGGGTGAACGAGGACCGCTGGAGAGGAGAGACGGTGCTGCAGTCCACCTTCAGCACTAAACTGCTCAACCTGGGACAGGTGACTTCCTGCACCTCGCCACCAG ctCCCAAGAATGTTGATGCTCGCTCGCTCCACTCTCTGTGCGTCTTCCTCCGTGACCGACGCCCCTCACTGGCGACCCTGAACCGCCACGCCCCTCAAGACCTGAGCCGCCTCCCCTATGCCGCCCTGAGGTCACTGAGGGTCAACACGCTGGTTCACGCTCTGCTGCgcgtcacgcacacacacgttagCACGG AGTGGCGGAGTCAGGCGGAGTCTCGCTGCTCGTCGGCCGTCCAACTGAAGGCCGTTCTGACTGTGGAGCAGCCAAacaaccagcagggggcgctgctgctGTGGGGATCGGCGGTGGAGTGGCTGCCTCGTTTCAAACGAGATAAAG GGGCCGTCTGGGACTTCCACGTCCTCCTGGTGAGGGatggtttgacctttgaccttccagAGTTGCACTCCACTCCGTGGAGCTCCGTTCAACCTCTGGACCCGGCTAGCCGTCGTGCAAAAGAATTCTTCCAACTGCGACCCAGTTGGACAGGAAGCACCAGCATAGAGCTGGACCTGGAGACGCTGCTGTCCCAGAAATACAGCG GTGAGGTCGATCTGGGAGTCCAGATCAACACCTTCCACTTCCAGGATTCCCTGccttcccagaatgcactgcagtcggtcctggacagtttcacgtCACTAGACGGTATTATCGCCGCACTCTCCGGTGACGTCACGTACACCGGCTGTGGTCGCTGTGCCACCGAGCTCGATACCGACGATAACGACATCTACCGGCCCTGTTACCCCTGTCTGCCCCACACGGCGGTCCGCCGTTACTACAG gcCAGGTGTCCTGACAGTGAGTGGGCGGGGCGACAGTCAGGTGTGTGTACAGGTTCCACCTGTTCCTCTTCACAAAATCCTCGGAGCTCCACCTGATAAACTCCACAGGAGCTCAG CTCCAGGTTCAGAGGTCAAGCACATCCAGGTAGCAGCGAGGAGGATCCAgaccctcctctccctcccaaGACAAACCTTCACCATCAGCCTCCGGAGCCACTTCCTGTGCGATGGGAACGGCGTATCCATCCATCAGGACTTCACGTTGCTCGACCTTCAGTTCCCAACGGACGGACATCCAGATCAGACCCAGGCTAGCTCAGCGTGGGGTCGTTGA